A region from the Ctenopharyngodon idella isolate HZGC_01 chromosome 13, HZGC01, whole genome shotgun sequence genome encodes:
- the map3k4 gene encoding mitogen-activated protein kinase kinase kinase 4 isoform X3: MKRMSNKHQRNSQGSKGKEKPSSSSPLSQREREGARSAEPPEEHSYKQEKKQRFNQRSNERDSKFEGSFMLDSVSKSSTIGSRNMDPRKPYLSLGMLPVRTHRQTSRTDCPADRLKFFETLRLLLKLTSMSSKKKEKEQRGLENTAFMGQNNEVIWLELQAWHARRSVNEQDLYLYTARQAIPDIINEVLHFKVDYSSLAGLESNASVEESNSCHGETNCRDDPFSFTTCSTSWGEIDAAAPLSSALECREHLQRQRVAFDQVKRVMSLLESVEALYPSLQTLQKDYEKYAARDFQGRVQALCLWLNITQDLNQKLRVMGTVLGLRDLSRIGWPIFEIPSPRCSRGNEDDEDDTESTATFTADNDGEERTLSEATSDGEQSPCLTPKFSRLISEEEFLPRDNETCYCPTAIYRPFVDKALKQMGLRKLILRLHKLMDRSLQRSRTALLSHMPSQELSVVPGYSLQHCDYLPELSRHVSGQVEEEAESGQVSWEELMDMDLPSFRPAFLVLCRVLLNVIHECLKLRLEQRPAGEPSLLSIKQLVRECKEVLKGGLLMKQYYQFMLRGVVTDPQGLQTNANIDEFEEDLHKMLEVYFDYMRSWIQMLQQLPQASHSLKNLLEEEWNFSKVITPYIRGGEAQSGKLFCDIAGMLLKSTGDFLDAGLQKSGNEFWECADDSTASDEIRRSVIETSRSLKELFHEARERASKALGFAKMLRKDLEIAAEFSLTSGVPSLLQALKAKNYVKVQIPGLEELQVFVPCNLMDQRLVILQLLNAAAGKDCSKEPDEIPEFEAYLLMSKHGVGESTTDGTWAEWDGTVLKLVPQMETVDTLRAMKVDNLLLVVMQSAHLVTQRKAFQLSMEEILTLSREQTSSQPLIVCALEQLKNEALQLCIKINTAIDRVEYMFMSEFEAEVEETEKATLQQYYREAMIQGYNFAFEYHKEVVRLMSGEFRRRIGERYIAFARKWMNFVLTKCESGRGTRPRWATQGFDFLQAIEAAFISALPEDDFLSLQALMNECIGHVIGKPHSPVSSMYFGPRNSPRPVKVPRCHSDPPNPYLFIPSSHAEGFSCRSLPCDLRTQLCPPGPRPAPPLPPGEHGHATKSSGGVPNDIRGSNVHENDRLSSVAAELHFKSLSRHSSPTEDREEPSYPKGDPSSTARRSWELRNFISQSKDTAARQSPMEAVRRSIRTFDDKHYLLMRQRNIIGQVCNTPKSYDNVMHVGLRKVTFKWQRGNKIGEGQYGKVYTCINVDTGELMAMKEIRFQPNDHKTIKETADELKIFEGIKHPNLVRYFGVELHREEMYIFMEYCDEGTLEEVSRLGLQEHVIRLYSKQITTAINVLHEHGIVHRDIKGANIFLTSSGLIKLGDFGCSVKLKNNAQTMPGEVNSTLGTAAYMAPEVITRAKGEGHGRAADIWSLGCVLIEMVTGKRPWHEYEHNFQIMYKVGMGHKPPIPEKLSTEGKDFLAHCLESEPKRRWTASALLDHPFVKVCTDEE, translated from the exons AGAAGCCGTCTTCCTCCAGCCCGTTGTCTCAACGAGAACGTGAAGGAGCCAGATCAGCCGAGCCTCCTGAAGAACACAGCTACAAGCAGGAAAAGAAGCAGCGCTTCAATCAGCGCTCCAACGAGCGGGACAGCAAGTTTGAGGGCTCCTTCATGCTGGATTCGGTGTCCAAGTCCAGTACCATTGGTTCCAGAAACATGGATCCCCGCAAGCCCTACCTGAGCCTGGGCATGCTGCCTGTGCGCACCCACCGGCAGACCTCACGCACAGACTGTCCGGCGGACCGCCTCAAGTTCTTTGAGACTCTGCGGCTGCTGCTTaaactcacctccatgtcatccaagaagAAGGAGAAGGAGCAGCGTGGCCTGGAGAACACTGCCTTCATGGGCCAGAACAACGAGGTCATCTGGTTGGAGTTGCAGGCCTGGCATGCCCGCCGTAGCGTCAATGAGCAGGACTTGTACCTATACACTGCCCGCCAAGCCATACCTGACATCATCAACGAGGTTCTGCACTTCAAAGTGGATTATAGCAGCCTAGCCGGGCTTGAGAGCAACGCCTCGGTCGAGGAGAGCAACTCCTGTCACGGTGAAACCAACTGCAGGGACGATCCGTTTAGCTTTACCACCTGTTCCACGTCCTGGGGAGAGATTGATGCCGCTGCTCCACTTTCTTCAGCGCTGGAGTGCCGGGAGCACCTGCAAAGGCAGCGAGTAGCTTTCGATCAGGTCAAGCGGGTCATGTCTCTGTTGGAGTCAGTGGAGGCTCTTTACCCATCACTGCAAACCTTGCAGAAGGACTACGAAAAGTACGCAGCTCGGGATTTCCAGGGCAGGGTGCAGGCGCTCTGCTTGTGGCTCAATATCACTCAGGACCTGAACCAGAAGCTGCGTGTAATGGGCACCGTGCTGGGCCTCAGGGACCTTTCCCGCATCGGCTGGCCCATCTTCGAGATCCCCTCGCCTCGCTGTTCCCGTGGCAATGAGGATGATGAGGATGACACTGAGTCCACCGCTACCTTCACCGCCGACAACGACGGGGAGGAAAGGACCTTGAGCGAGGCGACAAGTGATGGGGAGCAGTCGCCTTGCCTCACACCAAAGTTTTCACGCCTCATTTCAGAGGAGGAGTTTCTCCCACGGGACAACGAGACCTGCTACTGTCCCACTGCCATATACAGGCCGTTTGTGGATAAGGCACTTAAACAGATGGGACTGCGTAAACTGATCCTCAGACTGCACAAGCTGATGGACCGCTCGCTGCAGAGGTCCAGAACTGCTCTGTTGAGTCACATGCCGTCTCAAGAG CTGTCAGTGGTCCCGGGTTATTCTTTGCAGCACTGTGACTACCTTCCAGAGCTATCTCGTCACGTGTCTGGTCAGGTGGAAGAGGAGGCGGAGTCAGGACAAGTATCGTGGGAGGAGCTAATGGATATGGACCTGCCCTCATTCCGGCCGGCTTTCTTGGTGCTTTGCCGTGTGCTGCTAAATGTTATTCACGAGTGCCTAAAACTGCGCCTTGAGCAAAGGCCTGCAGGGGAACCATCCCTGCTTAGCATCAAGCAG TTGGTGCGTGAGTGTAAAGAGGTTCTTAAAGGAGGGCTCCTGATGAAGCAGTACTACCAGTTCATGCTGCGAGGCGTCGTCACTGACCCCCAGGGTCTGCAGACTAACGCCAACATCGACGAGTTTGAGGAGGATCTCCATAAAATGCTAGAG GTGTACTTTGACTATATGCGCAGCTGGATCCAGATGTTACAGCAGCTGCCTCAAGCCTCCCACAGCCTGAAGAACCTGCTGGAGGAGGAGTGGAACTTCTCCAAAGTCATCACTCCATACATCCGGGGTGGAGAAGCCCAGTCTGGGAAACTGTTTTG TGATATTGCTGGCATGCTGCTAAAATCCACTGGAGACTTTCTGGATGCAGGACTTCAGAAGAGTGGCAATGAGTTCTGGGAGTGTGCAGATGATAGCACTGCCTCGGATGAAATCAG GCGTTCAGTGATTGAGACAAGTCGCTCACTCAAAGAGCTCTTCCATGAAGCCAGGGAGAGAGCATCTAAAGCGCTGGGCTTTGCCAAGATGCTGCGCAAG GATCTTGAGATTGCTGCAGAATTCAGCCTAACAAGTGGAGTACCCTCTCTCCTCCAAGCTCTGAAGGCCAAGAATTACGTCAAA GTTCAAATCCCAGGACTGGAAGAGCTCCAGGTGTTTGTCCCTTGTAATCTGATGGACCAGCGGCTGGTCATCTTGCAGCTGTTAAATGCAGCAGCTGGAAAGGACTGCTCAAAAGAGCCAGACGAGATCCCAGAATTTGAGGCCTACCTGCTCATGAGCAAGCATGGAGTCGGGGAATCGACCACCGATGGAACTTGGGCTGAGTGGGATGGCACTGTGCTCAAACTGGTGCCTCAGATGGAGACTGTGGACACTTTACGGGCCATGAAG GTGGACAATCTCTTGCTGGTTGTGATGCAGTCGGCCCACTTGGTGACACAACGCAAAGCTTTCCAGTTATCAATGGAAGAAATTCTCACCCTCAGCCGAGAGCAGACATCCAGCCAGCCGCTTATCGTCTGCGCCCTGGAACAGCTCAAG AATGAAGCTCTCCAGCTGTGCATCAAGATCAACACAGCAATCGACCGTGTGGAATACATGTTCATGTCAGAGTTTGAGGCTGAGGTGGAGGAGACAGAGAAGGCCACACTGCAGCAGTATTACAGAGAGGCCATGATTCAGGGCTACAACTTTGCTTTTGAG TACCATAAAGAGGTTGTTCGGCTGATGTCTGGAGAGTTCAGACGACGAATAGGGGAGCGCTACATCGCTTTTGCCCGCAAGTGGATGAACTTTGTCCTCACAAAGTGTGAAAGTGGAAGAGGCACTCGTCCACG GTGGGCGACACAGGGCTTTGATTTTCTTCAAGCGATTGAGGCTGCGTTTATATCAGCCTTGCCAGAAGATGACTTTCTG AGTCTGCAAGCTCTGATGAATGAATGTATCGGTCATGTTATCGGCAAACCGCACAGTCCAGTCAGCAGTATGTACTTTG GCCCACGAAACAGCCCTCGACCTGTCAAAGTCCCCCGTTGCCATAGTGATCCTCCAAACCCATACCTCTTCATCCCTTCATCTCATGCCGAGGGTTTCAG CTGTCGGAGTCTCCCGTGTGATCTGCGTACCCAGTTGTGTCCCCCAGGTCCCCGCCCCGCCCCTCCATTACCCCCAGGGGAACACGGCCACGCCACCAAATCTTCCGGCGGCGTGCCCAATGACATCAG GGGCTCCAATGTACATGAGAACGACCGTCTCTCATCTGTGGCGGCGGAGCTGCATTTTAAATCCCTCAGTCGCCATTCTAGCCCGACAGAGGACAGAGAAG AGCCCTCGTATCCTAAAGGAGACCCCAGCAGTACGGCCCGCCGCAGCTGGGAGCTCCGCAACTTCATCAGCCAGTCAAAAG ACACAGCAGCACGTCAAAGCCCTATGGAGGCTGTGCGGCGCTCCATACGCACCTTCGACGACAAGCACTATTTGCTCATGAGACAGCGAAACATCATAGGACAGGTGTGCAACACCCCCAAGTCCTACGATAATGTCATGCATGTGGGCCTGCGCAAGGTCACCTTCAAATGGCAGAGAGGCAACAAGATAG GCGAAGGGCAGTATGGAAAGGTTTACACTTGCATCAATGTGGACACTGGTGAACTGATGGCCATGAAGGAG ATTCGCTTTCAGCCCAATGACCACAAAACCATAAAGGAAACGGCCGATGAGCTGAAGATATTTGAAGGAATCAAACATCCCAACCTTGTCCGCTACTTTGGCGTTGAGCTGCACAGG GAGGAGATGTATATCTTTATGGAGTACTGTGACGAGGGGACCCTGGAGGAAGTGTCTAGACTGGGTCTGCAGGAACACGTCATCCGCCTCTACAGCAAGCAGATCACAACGGCAATCAACGTGCTCCATGAACACGGCATTGTCCACCGTGACATTAAAG GAGCCAATATCTTCCTCACATCATCTGGTTTAATAAAGCTAGGGGACTTCGGCTGCTCCGTGAAGCTAAAGAACAATGCTCAGACGATGCCTGGAGAGGTGAACAGCACACTGGGAACAGCAG CATACATGGCTCCTGAGGTCATCACAAGGGCAAAGGGTGAAGGTCATGGTCGTGCTGCTGATATCTGGAGCCTTGGTTGTGTTCTCATAGAAATGGTCACTGGAAAG AGACCCTGGCACGAATATGAGCATAACTTTCAGATCATGTATAAAGTGGGAATGGGCCACAAACCACCCATTCCTGAAAAGCTGAGCACAGAGGGGAAGGACTTCCTGGCCCATTGCCTAGAGAGTGAACCGAAGCGGCGATGGACCGCCAGTGCCCTGTTGGACCATCCATTTGTCAAG GTCTGCACGGATGAAGAGTGA